One Labrus mixtus chromosome 12, fLabMix1.1, whole genome shotgun sequence DNA segment encodes these proteins:
- the LOC132985226 gene encoding hormonally up-regulated neu tumor-associated kinase homolog, translating to MPAAAVKPSPEDMVAEGGGEGERGVSQWEASALGRERLSLPSLKVPRELLRSFPHSKRVGSYLVGKMINKGSFAKVMEGLHIGTGEKVAIKVIDKKKARQDSYVLKNMKREPRIHQMVRHPHIVVLLETLETENSYYMAMELCAGGDLMDRICERKRLEEREVRRYTRQILSAVDHLHKHGIVHRDLKIENFLLDEHNNIKIVDFGLSNTLKTESLSLELLNTQCGSPAYAAPELLAHRKYGPKVDVWSIGVSMFAMLTGTLPFTVEPFNIKQLHHKMVSGEIGSIPSDVSKGAAAFVLSLLEPDPDKRPSVRAVMEERWINEGYAKKPLHTLAHKNRLCPEDLNSSVLSYMTETLGYSLSEVIHTLTTNRPSAITASYHLLINKLSRSQKGAKASKKLESNDWSLPSKNTWRERHNSESKAQQQHEPANGKTSKKSSRPLRQTTEYQSTRKRPEDLHVRDHREDTENHPPSPSLPKLPHYSSPSIPPRRPSPSPAHLSAEEGATDEEIGITVDTREMPLFPEVSLFGDRELVHLSPPKSSASQLCDSAPCQVPLPAEPIRDSSTSKPIRHMHPLRTTQSDGAADPGSDCFHGNRHQDDHSHHLSINERLEKLQTFYSSENNGISPRMLLEADTNTSDKDHPGTMETSQKSPSALLPRLRNVGLKDGRVRKMTWVGLTHPGPPGLLVNGSKPPAFPPQRQHTLVIKSLRQERGKRKDLVAAGGGDRGVAGGGINGAKRNSVQLRSSLQRQVADLNLPLLPSALQGKADRNKNQLHSMDN from the exons ATGccagctgcagcagtgaagCCCTCTCCAGAGGACATGGTGGCCGAAGGAGGGGGTGAAGGAGAGCGCGGCGTGTCCCAGTGGGAAGCCTCCGCACTGGGCCGGGAGcgtctctctctgccctctctgAAGGTCCCCAGGGAGCTGCTGCGGAGCTTTCCCCACTCCAAACGGGTCGGGTCCTATCTGGTGGGGAAGATGATCAACAAGGGATCGTTTGCCAAAGTGATGGAGGGGCTGCACATCGGCACGGGGGAGAAG gTGGCCATAAAAGTGATCGACAAGAAGAAAGCCCGACAGGATTCTTACGTGCTGAAGAACATGAAGAGAGAACCTCGAATTCATCAGATGGTGCGACATCCTCATATTGTCGTCCTGCTAGAG acactGGAGACAGAGAACAGTTACTACATGGCCATGGAgctgtgtgcaggaggagacCTGATGGACAGGATCTGTGAGAGGAAGAggctggaggagagggaggtgcGGCGCTACACCCGCCAGATCCTCTCTGCAGTGGATCACCTGCACAAACATGGCATCGtacacag agaTTTAAAGATTGAAAACTTTCTGCTGGACGAGCATAACAACATCAAGATTGTGG ACTTTGGCCTGAGTAACACTCTGAAGACTGAATCTTTGTCTCTGGAGCTCCTCAACACGCAGTGTGGAAGTCCTGCCTATGCGGCCCCCGAGCTGCTCGCTCACAGGAAGTATGGACCCAAAGTGGACGTCTGGTCCAT aGGTGTGAGTATGTTTGCCATGCTGACAGGGACTCTGCCTTTCACCGTCGAGCCTTTCAACATCAAACAGCTGCACCACAAGATGGTCAGTGGAGAGATCGGCAGCATCCCCAGCGATGTCAGCAAAG GTGCTGCAGCCTTTGTGCTGTCTCTCCTGGAGCCGGATCCAGATAAGAGACCTAGTGTGCGAgctgtgatggaggagagatGGATCAACGAGGGATATGCCAAGAAGCCTCTTCACACCCTCGCTCATAAAAACAG ACTGTGCCCTGAGGATCTGAACTCGTCTGTGCTCTCCTACATGACAGAGACGCTGGGTTACTCCCTCTCTGaagtcatacacacactcacaaccaaCAGACCCTCAGCCATCACGGCCTCCTATCATCTGCTCATCAACAAACTCAGTAGGAGTCAGAAAGGAGCCAAGGCCAGCAAG AAGCTAGAGAGCAATGACTGGAGTCTGCCGAGCAAGaacacatggagagagagacataacaGTGAATCAAAGGCTCAGCAACAG CATGAACCAGCCAACGGAAAGACCTCAAAGAAGTCCAGCCGACCTCTGAGACAGACAACTGAATACCAGAGCACCAGGAAAAGACCTGAAGACTTACACGTGAGGGACCATCGAGAGGACACGGAGAACCATCCACCCTCTCCTTCTTTACCCAAGCTACCTCACTATTCCTCCCCTTCAATACCACCTCGCcgtccctccccctcccctgccCATCTGTCAGCAGAGGAGGGGGCAACTGATGAAGAGATTGGCATCACTGTGGACACCAGGGAGATGCCGCTGTTCCCTGAAG tgtctCTGTTTGGAGACAGAGAACTCGTCCACCTTTCTCCCCCTAAAAGCTCTGCATCCCAACTCTGTGACTCCGCCCCTTGCCAAGTCCCCTTACCAgctgagccaatcagagacagcaGCACTTCAAAACCAATCAGACATATGCACCCGCTCAGGACAACTCAATCAGACGGGGCTGCAGACCCTGGATCAGACTGCTTTCATGGCAACCGTCACCAGGACGACCACTCTCATCACCTGAGCATCAATGAGCGTCTGGAGAAGTTGCAGACATTTTATTCCTCTGAGAATAATGGCATCTCTCCCAGGATGCTTTTGGAGGCCGACACAAACACCTCAGATAAGGACCATCCGGGTACCATGGAGACAAGCCAGAAGTCACCCTCTGCACTGCTGCCCCGCCTGCGCAATGTGGGGCTTAAAGATGGACGAGTTAGGAAAATGACATGGGTAGGGTTGACTCATCCTGGACCCCCAGGACTTCTGGTGAACGGGTCTAAACCTCCCGCCTTCCCCCCGCAGAGGCAACACACTTTGGTCATTAAGAGTCTAAGACAGGAGAGGGGCAAAAGGAAAGATCTGGTAGCAGCAGGAGGGGGAGACAGGGGGGTGGCTGGAGGAGGAATAAATGGAGCAAAAAGGAACTCAGTACAGTTACGTTCATCTCTCCAGCGACAAGTAGCGGACCTGAACCTGCCCCTTCTTCCTTCAGCCCTGCAGGGAAAGGCAGATAGGAATAAGAACCAGCTTCACAGCATGGACAACTGA
- the selenoi gene encoding ethanolaminephosphotransferase 1: MALYEYVTQEQLAGFDKYKYSAVDSNPLSIYVMHPFWNFVVKFLPTWLAPNLITFTGFMFLVLNFLMLAFYDFDFTASAAGHEHVPSWVWVAAGIFNFLAYTLDGVDGKQARRTNSSTPLGELFDHGLDSWACIYFVATVYSIFGRGESGVGVATLYYILWVVLFSFILSHWEKYNTGILFLPWGYDISQVTISLVYLVTAVVGVETWYQPILWRFLYRDLFTFMIIACSFTVTLPMSLYNVLKAHRSNTLKHSSLYEAFLPFLSPVLLFVLSTTWVVFSPNNILELQPRVFYLMVGTAFANVTCKLIVCQMSNTRCQPLTWLLLPMVAVVLLAVTGVVGNETLLLHLWTAAVILAHIHYGVSVVQQLSSHFKILAFSLKKPNSDUQEEERIGLKGAEV, translated from the exons ATGGCTCTGTACGAATACGTCACTCAGGAGCAGCTTGCGGGCTTTGACAAATACAAG TACAGCGCAGTGGACTCCAACCCCCTGTCCATCTACGTCATGCACCCTTTCTGGAACTTTGTAGTAAAG TTTCTACCGACATGGTTAGCTCCAAACCTCATCACATTTACAGGCTTCATGTTTCTCGTGTTGAATTTCCTCATGTTGGCCTTCTACGACTTTGACTTCACCGCCTCTG ctgcAGGACATGAACACGTGCCTAGTTGGGTCTGGGTTGCTGCTGGGATCTTCAACTTCTTGGCCTACACACTCG ATGGTGTTGATGGTAAACAGGCTCGTCGCACAAACTCCTCCACACCATTAGGGGAGCTGTTCGACCACGGCCTGGACAGCTGGGCCTGTATCTACTTTGTGGCCACCGTCTACTCCATATTTGGGCGTGGGGAAAGTGGTGTGGGTGTGGCCACACTGTATTACATCCTGTGGGTGGTGCTGTTCTCATTCATTCTCTCTCACTGGGAGAAATATAACACCGGCATCTTGTTCCTGCCGTGGGGGTACGACATCAGCCAAGTG ACAATCTCTCTCGTTTACTTGGTCACTGCTGTGGTCGGCGTGGAAACATGGTACCAGCCAATCCTGTGGCGTTTCCTGTACAGAGACCTTTTCACCTTCATGATCATTG CCTGTTCCTTCACTGTGACATTACCCATGAGCCTCTACAATGTCCTGAA AGCTCATCGCAGTAACACTCTGAAGCACAGCAGCCTGTATGAAGCCTTCctgcccttcctctctcccgtcctcctcttcgtcctgtCCACCACATGGGTGGTCTTCTCCCCCAACAACATACTCGAGCTGCAGCCCAGGGTCTTCTACCTCATGGTGGGGACAGCCTTCGCCAATGTCACG TGTAAGCTGATTGTGTGTCAGATGAGTAACACACGATGCCAGCCGCTGACCTGGCTGTTGCTGCCAATGGTGGCGGTGGTGTTACTAGCAGTGACCGGAGTGGTTGGCAACGAGACACTGCTGCTTCATCTTTGGACGGCTGCTGTCATACTAGCACACATACACTACGGCGTATCTGTG GTTCAACAGCTCAGCAGCCACTTCAAAATCCTGGCCTTCTCCCTGAAGAAGCCCAACagtgactgacaggaggaggaacgAATCGGCTTGAAAGGAGCAGAGGTTTAG
- the ost4 gene encoding dolichyl-diphosphooligosaccharide--protein glycosyltransferase subunit 4 encodes MVTDVQLAIFANMLGVSLFLLVVLYHYVAVNNPKKQE; translated from the coding sequence ATGGTGACAGACGTGCAGCTGGCCATTTTTGCCAACATGCTTGGCGTGTCATTATTCCTGCTGGTTGTGTTGTATCACTATGTGGCTGTAAATAACCCCAAGAAACAGGAGTAA
- the agbl5 gene encoding cytosolic carboxypeptidase-like protein 5 isoform X2 — protein MESRFGNIVFSSKFDSGNLARVEKVEKGSSSPSGDVAQGGSAPSGSNITPDYEFNVWTQPDCAGTEHENGNRSWFYFSVRGAAPGKLLKINVMNMNNQRKLYSQGMAPLVRTLPGKNRWERVRDRPSTEIVDNQFILSFTHRLSEVRGATTFFSFCFPFSYTECQEMLQQFDKSYPNAAQLSPSSAPGTVYYHRELLCESLDGNRVDLLTVTNCSGMQEEREPRLPKLFPDTNTPRPHRFPGKRVFFLSSRVHPGETPSSFVFNGFLHFILRRDDPRAHVLRNMFVFKLIPMLNPDGVVRGHYRTDSRGVNLNRQYLNPSPELHPSIYAAKALLLYHHTHNRLHNTQSNTHCNSTPHTQTPPLNMKPSNKLQSPPFTALEVSLNQRNAEKDAIPALPEVPMVTEENVWNATELGKGDENSSSSSSETVAPVEVEVEIPEEEEQEEETIPPHEGGVAYYVDLHGHASKRGCFMYGNSLPDESQQVENMLYPRLIAVNSAHFDFLGCNFSEKNMYARDKRDGQSKEGSGRVAMHKAIGLLHSYTLECNYNTGKTMNTIPPACHDNGRATPPPPPSFPPKYTPEIFEQVGRAVAVSALDMAECNPWPRLVLSEHSCLTNLRAWILKHVRNTKGLNTHIHAHPPIRIHHNGSRASPPKSFNNCLSGSASENTLSRVRCNSHSSSSQTPSPKMHNSPSFTFGCPPPRSQHNNTHTSGRGGNKTLGPVRGLSCPDFQAGAPTSPGWSRLRAGHMGRGCRTLTMTHPPAEAPTEAAKNLGSEHILSSIKFSKCELQPPMSRIPIRRVGSTETPLTNDSKTSPTSMTPLSPGEKSATMKVWKLLKPGLHRHLSLSGVSGKDAAIQLASKALKKKSSDRNFHCKGNTIIETTPEKDETLQQIEETPVMPPPETVNMLETVTLCGEA, from the exons ATGGAGTCCCGCTTTGGTAATATTGTGTTCAGCTCCAAGTTTGACTCAGGAAACCTGGCCCGTGTGGAGAAGGTGGAGAAGGGCAGCTCCAGCCCCTCTGGCGATGTAGCTCAGGGTGGGAGTGCGCCCTCAGGGTCAAACATTACCCCTGACTATGAGTTCAACGTTTGGACGCAGCCAGACTGCGCCGGCACAGAACATGAAAATGGTAACAG ATCATGGTTTTACTTCAGTGTGCGGGGTGCAGCACCAGGGAAGCTACTCAAGATCAATGTGATGAACATGAACAACCAGAGGAAGCTCTACAGCCAGGGCATGGCTCCTCTCGTACGCACTTTACCTGGCAAGAACCGATGGGAAAGGGTCCGTGACAGACCGTCAACGGAG ATTGTAGATAACCAGTTTATCCTCTCATTCACACACCGGCTGTCAGAGGTGCGAGGAGCCACCACCTTCTTTTCCTTCTGCTTCCCGTTCTCTTACACTGAGTGTCAGGAGATGCTACAGCAGTTCGATAAGAGCTACCCAAATGCTGCTCAACTCAGCCCGAGCAG TGCACCTGGTACCGTGTATTACCATAGGGAGTTGCTGTGCGAATCTCTGGATGGCAACAGGGTGGACCTGCTCACTGTGACCAACTGTAGCGgcatgcaggaggagagagaaccACGTCTGCCTAAGCTGTTTCCTGACACCAACACTCCAAGACCACACCGCTTCCCTGGCAAAAGG gtgtttttcCTCAGCAGTCGAGTGCACCCTGGGGAGACTCCCTCctcctttgtttttaatggttttCTTCACTTTATCCTAAGAAGAGATGACCCTCGTGCTCATGTGCTTcgaaacatgtttgtgttcaagcTCATTCCCATGCTTAACCCAGACGGAGTTGTTCGTGGACACTACAG gactGATTCCAGGGGTGTTAACCTGAACAGACAATACCTGAACCCGAGCCCGGAGCTGCACCCTTCTATCTATGCAGCCAAAGCATTGTTGCTGTACCATCACACGCACAACCGCCTACACAATACACAGTCTAATACTCACTGTAACagcaccccacacacacagactcctccCCTTAATATGAAACCCTCCAATAAGCTTCAATCTCCCCCTTTCACTGCCCTTGAAGTTAGCTTGAACCAACGAAACGCAGAGAAGGATGCCATTCCTGCGCTGCCAGAGGTTCCCATGGTAACAGAGGAAAACGTTTGGAACGCTACGGAATTGGGGAAGGGGGACGAGAACAGCTCATCCAGCTCCTCAGAGACTGTAGCACCTGTTGAAGTGGAGGTAGAAATaccagaggaagaggaacaggaagaggaaacaatTCCACCACATGAAGGGGGCGTGGCTTACTATGTGGACTTACATGGCCACGCCTCTAAACGTGGATGCTTCATGTATGGAAACAGCCTTCCTGATGAGAGCCAGCAG GTGGAGAACATGCTGTATCCGAGGCTGATTGCCGTGAACTCTGCCCATTTTGATTTCCTGGGCTGTAACTTctcagagaaaaacatgtatGCACGAGACAAGAGAGACGGCCAGTCCAAAGAAGGCAGCGGGCGTGTGGCCATGCACAAGGCCATCGGGCTGCttcacag CTACACTTTAGAGTGCAACTACAATACAGGAAAAACCATGAACACCATCCCACCTGCTTGTCATGACAACGGACGAGCAACCCCGCCTCCACCTCCATCTTTTCCTCCCAAATACACTCCGGAAATATTTGAACAG GTGGGTCGGGCTGTGGCTGTCTCAGCCCTGGATATGGCAGAATGTAACCCCTGGCCACGACTGGTGCTGTCTGAGCACAGCTGCCTGACCAACCTTCGGGCTTGGATCCTAAAACATGTCCGCAACACCAAaggcctgaacacacacatccatgccCATCCTCCAATAAGAATACACCACAATGGCAGCAGAGCCTCACCACCTAAGAGCTTTAACAA TTGTTTGTCGGGCTCAGCGTCAGAAAACACCCTCAGTCGGGTTCGCTGCaacagtcacagcagcagcagccagacaCCCTCCCCGAAGATGCACAACTCCCCGAGCTTCACATTCGGCTGCCCCCCACCCCGATCTCAACACAACAACACGCACACCAGCGGACGTGGAGGCAACAAGACACTCGGGCCAGTCAGAG GCCTCAGCTGCCCAGACTTTCAGGCTGGTGCACCCACTTCACCCGGTTGGTCCAGACTGCGGGCTGGGCATATGGGAAGAGGGTGTCGAACCCTCACCATGACTCATCCCCCCGCAGAGGCTCCCACAGAG GCTGCCAAAAACCTGGGGTCGGAACACATCCTTTCATCCATCAAATTTAGCAA GTGTGAGCTACAACCTCCTATGAGCCGCATCCCCATCCGGAGAGTGGGGTCAACGGAAACCCCTCTCAcaaatgacagtaaaacatcTCCTACCAGTATGACCCCACTTTCCCCTGGAGAGAAGTCAGCCACCATGAAGGTTTGGAAGCTGCTTAAACCTGGCCTCCATCGCCACCTGTCACTCTCAG GTGTTTCAGGAAAAGACGCTGCCATACAGTTGGCCTCTAAAGCactaaagaagaagagcagTGACAGGAACTTCCACTGTAAAGGAAATACTATAATAGAAACTACACCAGAGAAGGATGAAactctgcaacag ATTGAGGAGACTCCGGTGATGCCTCCTCCTGAAACTGTGAACATGCTTGAGACAGTGACCCTGTGTGGAGAAGCTTAG
- the agbl5 gene encoding cytosolic carboxypeptidase-like protein 5 isoform X1, with the protein MESRFGNIVFSSKFDSGNLARVEKVEKGSSSPSGDVAQGGSAPSGSNITPDYEFNVWTQPDCAGTEHENGNRSWFYFSVRGAAPGKLLKINVMNMNNQRKLYSQGMAPLVRTLPGKNRWERVRDRPSTEIVDNQFILSFTHRLSEVRGATTFFSFCFPFSYTECQEMLQQFDKSYPNAAQLSPSSAPGTVYYHRELLCESLDGNRVDLLTVTNCSGMQEEREPRLPKLFPDTNTPRPHRFPGKRVFFLSSRVHPGETPSSFVFNGFLHFILRRDDPRAHVLRNMFVFKLIPMLNPDGVVRGHYRTDSRGVNLNRQYLNPSPELHPSIYAAKALLLYHHTHNRLHNTQSNTHCNSTPHTQTPPLNMKPSNKLQSPPFTALEVSLNQRNAEKDAIPALPEVPMVTEENVWNATELGKGDENSSSSSSETVAPVEVEVEIPEEEEQEEETIPPHEGGVAYYVDLHGHASKRGCFMYGNSLPDESQQVENMLYPRLIAVNSAHFDFLGCNFSEKNMYARDKRDGQSKEGSGRVAMHKAIGLLHSYTLECNYNTGKTMNTIPPACHDNGRATPPPPPSFPPKYTPEIFEQVGRAVAVSALDMAECNPWPRLVLSEHSCLTNLRAWILKHVRNTKGLNTHIHAHPPIRIHHNGSRASPPKSFNNCLSGSASENTLSRVRCNSHSSSSQTPSPKMHNSPSFTFGCPPPRSQHNNTHTSGRGGNKTLGPVRDPKAQEKRRPSHHRCILRSPSNSHTPSRRPNSPPSSSSSSSSSVCAAGSCPLPAPVSMTGLSCPDFQAGAPTSPGWSRLRAGHMGRGCRTLTMTHPPAEAPTEAAKNLGSEHILSSIKFSKCELQPPMSRIPIRRVGSTETPLTNDSKTSPTSMTPLSPGEKSATMKVWKLLKPGLHRHLSLSGVSGKDAAIQLASKALKKKSSDRNFHCKGNTIIETTPEKDETLQQIEETPVMPPPETVNMLETVTLCGEA; encoded by the exons ATGGAGTCCCGCTTTGGTAATATTGTGTTCAGCTCCAAGTTTGACTCAGGAAACCTGGCCCGTGTGGAGAAGGTGGAGAAGGGCAGCTCCAGCCCCTCTGGCGATGTAGCTCAGGGTGGGAGTGCGCCCTCAGGGTCAAACATTACCCCTGACTATGAGTTCAACGTTTGGACGCAGCCAGACTGCGCCGGCACAGAACATGAAAATGGTAACAG ATCATGGTTTTACTTCAGTGTGCGGGGTGCAGCACCAGGGAAGCTACTCAAGATCAATGTGATGAACATGAACAACCAGAGGAAGCTCTACAGCCAGGGCATGGCTCCTCTCGTACGCACTTTACCTGGCAAGAACCGATGGGAAAGGGTCCGTGACAGACCGTCAACGGAG ATTGTAGATAACCAGTTTATCCTCTCATTCACACACCGGCTGTCAGAGGTGCGAGGAGCCACCACCTTCTTTTCCTTCTGCTTCCCGTTCTCTTACACTGAGTGTCAGGAGATGCTACAGCAGTTCGATAAGAGCTACCCAAATGCTGCTCAACTCAGCCCGAGCAG TGCACCTGGTACCGTGTATTACCATAGGGAGTTGCTGTGCGAATCTCTGGATGGCAACAGGGTGGACCTGCTCACTGTGACCAACTGTAGCGgcatgcaggaggagagagaaccACGTCTGCCTAAGCTGTTTCCTGACACCAACACTCCAAGACCACACCGCTTCCCTGGCAAAAGG gtgtttttcCTCAGCAGTCGAGTGCACCCTGGGGAGACTCCCTCctcctttgtttttaatggttttCTTCACTTTATCCTAAGAAGAGATGACCCTCGTGCTCATGTGCTTcgaaacatgtttgtgttcaagcTCATTCCCATGCTTAACCCAGACGGAGTTGTTCGTGGACACTACAG gactGATTCCAGGGGTGTTAACCTGAACAGACAATACCTGAACCCGAGCCCGGAGCTGCACCCTTCTATCTATGCAGCCAAAGCATTGTTGCTGTACCATCACACGCACAACCGCCTACACAATACACAGTCTAATACTCACTGTAACagcaccccacacacacagactcctccCCTTAATATGAAACCCTCCAATAAGCTTCAATCTCCCCCTTTCACTGCCCTTGAAGTTAGCTTGAACCAACGAAACGCAGAGAAGGATGCCATTCCTGCGCTGCCAGAGGTTCCCATGGTAACAGAGGAAAACGTTTGGAACGCTACGGAATTGGGGAAGGGGGACGAGAACAGCTCATCCAGCTCCTCAGAGACTGTAGCACCTGTTGAAGTGGAGGTAGAAATaccagaggaagaggaacaggaagaggaaacaatTCCACCACATGAAGGGGGCGTGGCTTACTATGTGGACTTACATGGCCACGCCTCTAAACGTGGATGCTTCATGTATGGAAACAGCCTTCCTGATGAGAGCCAGCAG GTGGAGAACATGCTGTATCCGAGGCTGATTGCCGTGAACTCTGCCCATTTTGATTTCCTGGGCTGTAACTTctcagagaaaaacatgtatGCACGAGACAAGAGAGACGGCCAGTCCAAAGAAGGCAGCGGGCGTGTGGCCATGCACAAGGCCATCGGGCTGCttcacag CTACACTTTAGAGTGCAACTACAATACAGGAAAAACCATGAACACCATCCCACCTGCTTGTCATGACAACGGACGAGCAACCCCGCCTCCACCTCCATCTTTTCCTCCCAAATACACTCCGGAAATATTTGAACAG GTGGGTCGGGCTGTGGCTGTCTCAGCCCTGGATATGGCAGAATGTAACCCCTGGCCACGACTGGTGCTGTCTGAGCACAGCTGCCTGACCAACCTTCGGGCTTGGATCCTAAAACATGTCCGCAACACCAAaggcctgaacacacacatccatgccCATCCTCCAATAAGAATACACCACAATGGCAGCAGAGCCTCACCACCTAAGAGCTTTAACAA TTGTTTGTCGGGCTCAGCGTCAGAAAACACCCTCAGTCGGGTTCGCTGCaacagtcacagcagcagcagccagacaCCCTCCCCGAAGATGCACAACTCCCCGAGCTTCACATTCGGCTGCCCCCCACCCCGATCTCAACACAACAACACGCACACCAGCGGACGTGGAGGCAACAAGACACTCGGGCCAGTCAGAG aCCCTAAGGCTCAGGAGAAAAGACGCCCCTCCCACCACCGTTGCATCCTCCGGTCTCCCAGCAACAGCCACACACCCTCCCGTCGCCCAAACTCACCCCcttcctcgtcctcgtcctcttcttcctcagtgtGTGCAGCCGGCTCATGTCCCCTCCCGGCCCCCGTCAGTATGACAG GCCTCAGCTGCCCAGACTTTCAGGCTGGTGCACCCACTTCACCCGGTTGGTCCAGACTGCGGGCTGGGCATATGGGAAGAGGGTGTCGAACCCTCACCATGACTCATCCCCCCGCAGAGGCTCCCACAGAG GCTGCCAAAAACCTGGGGTCGGAACACATCCTTTCATCCATCAAATTTAGCAA GTGTGAGCTACAACCTCCTATGAGCCGCATCCCCATCCGGAGAGTGGGGTCAACGGAAACCCCTCTCAcaaatgacagtaaaacatcTCCTACCAGTATGACCCCACTTTCCCCTGGAGAGAAGTCAGCCACCATGAAGGTTTGGAAGCTGCTTAAACCTGGCCTCCATCGCCACCTGTCACTCTCAG GTGTTTCAGGAAAAGACGCTGCCATACAGTTGGCCTCTAAAGCactaaagaagaagagcagTGACAGGAACTTCCACTGTAAAGGAAATACTATAATAGAAACTACACCAGAGAAGGATGAAactctgcaacag ATTGAGGAGACTCCGGTGATGCCTCCTCCTGAAACTGTGAACATGCTTGAGACAGTGACCCTGTGTGGAGAAGCTTAG